The Acetivibrio cellulolyticus CD2 genome has a segment encoding these proteins:
- a CDS encoding methyltetrahydrofolate--corrinoid methyltransferase has translation MIVIGEKINSKTAAVKVAIDSRDSRYIQELAKKQYEEGATYIDVNAGAFEDEPERLEWLINTIQDVVDAPFSIDSQNANAIEKALKLNKNPKPIINSITGEKERFNSVLPLVVEYNASVIALCMDDTGMPETMEERLSITDNLILSLTKEGVKLDDIYIDPFVRPVGTGIHNGSIALETFTKIRSEFPGVHITCGISNISFGIPARKLMNQAFLVAAMVSGADTVILDPLDKKLMSLLYATETLTGNDEFCMNYQMKFREGMLDF, from the coding sequence ATGATAGTTATCGGTGAGAAAATAAACAGCAAAACTGCTGCTGTTAAGGTCGCTATAGATAGCCGGGACTCCCGCTATATACAGGAGCTTGCGAAAAAGCAATACGAAGAGGGCGCAACCTATATAGACGTTAATGCCGGTGCTTTTGAAGATGAGCCGGAAAGACTTGAATGGCTTATTAACACTATTCAGGATGTTGTTGACGCACCTTTTTCAATTGACTCTCAAAACGCCAATGCAATAGAAAAGGCTTTAAAACTCAATAAAAATCCTAAGCCTATTATTAATTCTATTACAGGGGAAAAGGAAAGATTTAATTCGGTACTTCCGTTAGTAGTGGAATATAATGCAAGTGTAATAGCATTATGTATGGATGATACAGGAATGCCCGAGACTATGGAAGAGAGGCTTAGTATTACTGATAACCTTATATTGAGCCTGACAAAGGAAGGCGTAAAGTTGGATGATATATATATCGATCCGTTTGTAAGGCCTGTTGGAACTGGTATTCATAACGGCTCAATAGCTCTTGAAACCTTCACAAAAATCAGAAGTGAGTTTCCAGGCGTTCATATTACATGCGGTATAAGCAATATTTCTTTTGGAATACCTGCAAGGAAACTTATGAATCAGGCATTTTTAGTTGCTGCAATGGTGAGTGGGGCAGATACTGTTATATTGGACCCTCTTGACAAAAAGCTTATGTCACTCCTCTATGCAACAGAAACTCTTACGGGGAATGACGAATTCTGCATGAATTATCAGATGAAGTTCAGGGAAGGTATGTTGGATTTTTAA
- a CDS encoding DUF2383 domain-containing protein has protein sequence MENAVVNELNTVLKGTLMAVESYDKYINELEDKKIKDELKKIQGDHKEHANLLENRIKELGGKPNEKLGVAGAMASAKIAIQNIGNTKAVDILKRAYDGEDKGISMTEEIIKGDLDDKSMKLVSDILSMDHGHLKRMNTLIVEQGKM, from the coding sequence ATGGAAAATGCAGTGGTGAACGAGTTGAATACTGTATTAAAAGGTACGCTTATGGCAGTAGAATCTTATGATAAATATATCAATGAGCTGGAAGATAAAAAAATCAAGGATGAATTAAAAAAGATACAGGGCGACCACAAGGAACATGCAAATTTGTTGGAAAACAGGATAAAAGAACTGGGAGGCAAACCTAACGAAAAGCTTGGGGTTGCAGGAGCTATGGCAAGTGCCAAAATAGCCATCCAGAATATAGGAAACACTAAAGCTGTAGACATACTTAAGCGGGCTTATGATGGAGAAGATAAAGGTATATCTATGACAGAAGAGATTATTAAAGGGGACCTTGATGATAAAAGTATGAAGTTGGTTAGTGACATTTTATCTATGGATCATGGTCACCTAAAGAGAATGAATACTCTCATAGTAGAGCAGGGGAAAATGTAA
- a CDS encoding ribonuclease J, whose amino-acid sequence MAKKKKKLKIIPLGGMGEIGKNITLFEYDEDIFVVDCGVAFPEDDMLGIDLVIPDVTYLSKNIEKVRGIVVTHGHEDHIGALPYILKDLKVPVYGTKLTLGLIEQKLEEHGILNDVELRVVKPSDVVSLGCFKVEFIRSTHSIADSVALAIQTPVGTVIHTGDFKIDYTPIQGEAMDLARLAELGNKGVLLLMSDSTNVERPGYTMSERTVGEAFEEIFMNAKRRILVATFASNVHRIQQIVNAAVKFDRKIAICGRSMINVAKVAMNLGYLDMPEGILIDIDQISKYPEEKLVIITTGSQGEPMSALARMAAGDHKKVDIVPGDLVIISASPIPGNEKTISKVINELFRKGAEVIYESLAEIHVSGHACQEELKLIYSLIKPKFFMPVHGEFRHLKRHANLIHELGMPTENIFIMDIGRVMELTEDSARINGSVTSGRVLVDGLGVGDVGNIVLRDRKHLSQDGLIVIVITIEGDTGNVVAGPDVISRGFVYVRESEDLIEQIREVSRLALQRCEDKRKNDWSTKKSIIRDALRDYLYEKTKRRPMILPIIMEV is encoded by the coding sequence GTGGCTAAAAAGAAGAAAAAACTAAAGATAATACCACTCGGCGGAATGGGGGAAATAGGCAAAAATATAACTCTGTTTGAATATGATGAGGATATATTTGTTGTTGATTGCGGAGTGGCCTTTCCAGAAGATGACATGTTAGGAATTGATCTTGTTATTCCTGATGTTACTTACCTATCTAAAAATATTGAAAAAGTCAGAGGGATAGTTGTAACCCATGGACATGAAGATCATATCGGTGCACTTCCTTATATATTAAAGGATTTAAAGGTGCCTGTTTATGGGACAAAGTTGACATTAGGCCTTATTGAACAAAAACTTGAAGAGCATGGTATTTTAAATGACGTAGAATTAAGGGTGGTAAAACCTTCTGATGTAGTAAGCCTTGGTTGTTTCAAGGTTGAATTTATACGTTCAACCCACAGTATTGCAGATTCTGTTGCTCTCGCAATACAGACACCGGTTGGTACTGTAATACATACTGGTGACTTTAAAATTGATTATACACCTATTCAGGGAGAGGCGATGGACCTTGCAAGATTGGCTGAATTGGGTAATAAAGGTGTTCTGCTTCTTATGAGTGATAGTACCAACGTTGAACGTCCCGGTTATACAATGTCTGAAAGGACTGTAGGGGAAGCTTTTGAAGAAATATTTATGAACGCAAAGAGAAGGATTCTTGTTGCTACATTTGCTTCAAATGTTCATCGAATCCAGCAGATTGTAAATGCAGCGGTCAAGTTTGATAGAAAAATTGCCATTTGCGGCAGAAGTATGATAAATGTTGCCAAGGTTGCTATGAATTTAGGATATTTGGATATGCCTGAAGGGATACTTATTGATATTGACCAGATTTCAAAGTATCCGGAGGAAAAACTGGTTATAATAACCACCGGAAGTCAGGGCGAGCCAATGTCGGCATTGGCAAGGATGGCTGCGGGCGATCACAAAAAGGTCGATATTGTTCCGGGTGACTTGGTAATTATATCTGCAAGCCCTATACCTGGAAACGAAAAAACAATTTCAAAGGTAATTAATGAGCTTTTCCGTAAGGGTGCTGAAGTAATATATGAGTCTTTGGCAGAAATCCATGTTTCCGGACATGCCTGTCAGGAAGAGTTAAAGCTGATTTACAGCCTTATAAAGCCAAAATTCTTTATGCCTGTGCACGGAGAATTCAGACATCTTAAACGTCATGCAAATCTTATACATGAATTGGGTATGCCAACAGAAAACATTTTTATCATGGATATAGGAAGAGTAATGGAACTCACGGAAGATTCGGCCAGGATAAATGGAAGTGTTACCTCGGGCAGAGTATTAGTTGACGGCTTAGGAGTAGGCGATGTAGGAAATATCGTACTGCGCGATAGAAAGCATTTATCCCAGGATGGCCTTATAGTAATAGTTATCACCATAGAAGGGGATACAGGAAATGTTGTTGCCGGACCGGATGTGATTTCAAGAGGTTTTGTATATGTCAGAGAATCTGAAGACTTGATTGAGCAGATAAGAGAAGTCAGCAGACTGGCCCTTCAGAGGTGTGAAGATAAGAGGAAGAATGATTGGTCTACTAAGAAGAGTATAATAAGAGATGCTCTTAGGGACTATTTATATGAAAAGACAAAAAGGCGTCCAATGATCCTTCCTATAATTATGGAAGTTTAA
- a CDS encoding 50S ribosomal protein L25 gives MEAFDINVENRTELGSSVARKLKREGMVPGVLYQGGESLPIEMREDEIRHVLAGKMDYDLILNISFNNRQFKAKVKEVQREAISGEIRHVDLMPLETNGYIH, from the coding sequence ATGGAAGCATTTGATATTAATGTAGAGAACAGAACTGAATTGGGATCTTCAGTGGCAAGAAAGCTAAAAAGGGAAGGAATGGTCCCTGGAGTTTTATATCAAGGTGGAGAAAGCTTGCCAATTGAAATGAGAGAAGATGAAATCAGACATGTATTGGCAGGAAAAATGGATTATGATTTGATTCTTAATATTAGTTTTAATAACAGGCAATTTAAGGCAAAAGTTAAGGAAGTACAAAGAGAGGCCATTAGCGGAGAGATTCGGCATGTTGATTTAATGCCTTTGGAAACAAACGGTTACATACATTAG
- the cobT gene encoding nicotinate-nucleotide--dimethylbenzimidazole phosphoribosyltransferase, producing MEKVLESIGKLDEKFMAEAQVRLDSLTKPIGSLGKLEEVVRRIVGITGKLYPKVDKKTVIIMCADNGVVEEGVSSCPKSVTSSVTRNFTKGITAVNVLSKCANADIAVVDIGVDDDINCDGIINRKIRKGTWNIAKGPAMERDEAIKAIEAGIDIVRCLCEKGVNLLGTGEMGVGNTTTSSAVSSVLTGIDVEVMVGRGAGLTSEGMTNKIEVIRKAIEINKPDPKDPIDVLAKLGGLDIAGLVGCFIGAARYRIPILIDGFISATAALCAVAIKPEVRNYMFPSHGSAEPGSRKVLEALGMEPFLNLDMRVGEGTGAAIAFQLIDCAFAAYTQMGTFGDAKIEQYVPLS from the coding sequence GTGGAAAAAGTACTTGAATCTATAGGTAAGCTGGATGAGAAATTTATGGCTGAGGCACAGGTACGATTGGATAGTCTTACAAAACCCATCGGTAGTCTGGGTAAACTTGAAGAAGTCGTCAGGAGAATAGTTGGAATAACAGGGAAATTGTACCCCAAAGTTGATAAAAAGACTGTAATTATAATGTGTGCAGATAACGGTGTTGTTGAAGAGGGAGTTAGTTCCTGTCCTAAAAGTGTGACATCATCGGTGACCAGGAATTTTACAAAAGGAATAACTGCAGTTAATGTGTTATCAAAATGTGCAAACGCAGATATTGCAGTTGTTGATATAGGCGTTGATGATGACATAAATTGTGATGGAATAATAAACAGAAAAATCCGGAAAGGGACATGGAATATTGCTAAAGGACCTGCAATGGAACGGGATGAAGCTATAAAAGCAATAGAGGCCGGAATTGACATTGTAAGATGTTTATGTGAAAAAGGTGTAAATTTATTGGGTACGGGCGAAATGGGAGTTGGAAACACGACAACAAGCAGTGCCGTATCTTCGGTTTTGACAGGAATTGATGTTGAAGTAATGGTAGGGAGAGGAGCTGGATTGACCAGCGAAGGAATGACAAATAAAATAGAAGTAATCAGGAAGGCTATAGAAATAAACAAACCTGATCCTAAGGATCCTATTGATGTGTTGGCAAAATTGGGAGGTTTGGATATAGCTGGACTTGTTGGGTGCTTTATTGGTGCGGCTAGGTATAGGATACCTATTTTAATTGATGGATTTATTTCTGCAACAGCAGCCCTGTGTGCAGTTGCTATAAAGCCTGAGGTAAGGAATTATATGTTCCCTTCGCATGGCTCGGCAGAGCCTGGAAGCAGAAAGGTTTTGGAAGCTCTTGGAATGGAACCTTTTCTGAATTTGGATATGCGTGTTGGTGAAGGTACAGGCGCAGCTATAGCATTTCAGCTAATTGACTGTGCTTTTGCTGCATATACGCAGATGGGGACTTTTGGAGATGCAAAGATTGAGCAATATGTTCCGCTCAGCTAA
- a CDS encoding nucleotidyltransferase, which produces MRVLGLIVEYNPFHNGHLYHLEQARSMCNADFVVCVMSGNFIQRGEPAIINKWARAKMALQCGIDLVIELPVPYAMSSAEFFAYGAVKILNDIGVVDYLCFGSENADIDTFSTIADILINEPESYKQALKQELAKGISFPASRELALKSYLSEKGSQISDIEAVISSSNNILGIEYIKALKRLKSKITPLSIKRINNSYNSSEITGSISSATAIRKLIQTGRLADASLLAHATETDKNQLDIVLPANSLNILEEEFNSGRGPIYSNLYEQLVISSIRRMPKEELKLLPYVKEGMENRIKDAAEACGTLETLIESILTKRYTRTRIQRIITSVMTGFTSNDLDTFNKFGGPQYARVLGLNNKGRQLLSMINKSTHLPIITKTANFSKSCNPLLRRMLEIESFATDMYVLGYQNPLYRKAGQEFTQNVVVMK; this is translated from the coding sequence ATGCGGGTATTAGGTTTAATAGTTGAGTATAACCCTTTTCACAATGGTCATCTATACCATCTTGAGCAAGCCAGAAGCATGTGTAATGCAGATTTTGTTGTATGTGTTATGAGCGGAAACTTTATACAAAGAGGAGAACCTGCAATTATAAATAAATGGGCTAGAGCTAAAATGGCTTTGCAATGCGGAATTGATCTGGTTATAGAGCTTCCTGTACCCTATGCCATGTCGAGTGCTGAGTTTTTTGCTTACGGAGCTGTCAAAATTCTTAACGATATAGGTGTTGTAGATTATCTGTGTTTTGGCAGTGAAAACGCTGATATAGATACTTTTAGCACTATTGCAGATATATTGATTAATGAACCGGAAAGCTATAAACAGGCTTTGAAACAAGAGCTCGCCAAAGGAATTTCTTTTCCAGCCTCAAGGGAACTTGCACTAAAGAGCTATTTATCCGAGAAAGGCTCTCAGATATCCGATATTGAAGCTGTTATCAGTTCTTCAAACAATATTTTAGGTATAGAATACATAAAAGCATTAAAAAGACTTAAAAGCAAAATTACTCCACTTTCAATAAAACGTATAAATAATTCCTACAATTCGTCCGAAATCACAGGCAGTATTTCGAGCGCTACAGCCATCAGAAAATTGATTCAAACTGGTCGTTTGGCTGACGCTTCACTGCTCGCCCATGCAACCGAAACAGATAAAAACCAGCTGGATATAGTTTTACCGGCCAATTCTCTAAACATTTTGGAAGAAGAATTCAATTCCGGCAGGGGGCCAATATATTCGAATCTCTATGAACAACTGGTCATTTCGAGCATCCGCAGAATGCCAAAGGAAGAACTAAAACTACTGCCTTATGTAAAAGAAGGAATGGAGAATAGAATAAAAGATGCAGCAGAAGCCTGCGGAACTCTAGAGACTCTTATTGAAAGCATATTAACCAAAAGATATACGAGAACCCGCATTCAAAGAATTATTACAAGTGTAATGACAGGCTTTACTTCAAATGATCTGGATACCTTCAATAAGTTTGGCGGACCTCAGTATGCAAGAGTTTTGGGTCTAAATAATAAAGGCAGGCAGCTTTTATCTATGATAAATAAAAGCACTCACCTACCTATTATAACTAAAACCGCTAACTTTTCAAAATCGTGCAATCCACTTTTAAGAAGAATGCTCGAAATAGAGTCTTTTGCAACCGATATGTATGTTCTGGGATATCAAAATCCCCTTTATCGCAAAGCAGGTCAGGAGTTTACCCAAAACGTTGTTGTAATGAAATAA